A segment of the Catenuloplanes nepalensis genome:
AGTCGGCGCACGGGCGTCATCGTCGCGGCGGCAGCCGTCGCCGTGGCGGTGCTGGCCGCCTCCGGTGCCGCCGTCTACTTCGCCACCCGGGAGGACTCCGGCGTGCTGGCCTGCCAGCGGATCGACGGGTTCACCAGGGAGTTCGTGGTCGGGGGCCGTCCCGAGGTCTCCGAGGCCGAGGCGCGGAGGCTGGCGGACCAGCTGGCCGCCTCCGGTCACGAGAGTCTCGCCCGCATCGGGGAGGTGTTCCAGCTCGGCTACCAGAAGAACGATCCGGAGCGGCCGATCGACGGGATGCGCGGTGCGGTGCTGCTGATGGGCGCGGAGCACGCCTGCAGGTCGGCCGGCGTGCCGATGACGCGGCTGCAGCCCTCGCCGCGCTGATCACCGTCGGACGGGGCCTGGGAGGCGGAGGGTCCGCGGGCCGGCGGGCCCTACGAATCGCGAGGCCGGCGGGCCCTACGAATCGCGAGCCCGTCCGCCTCACGAATCGCGAGCCCGTCCGCCTCACGAATCGCGAGCCCGTCCGCCTCACGAACCGCAAGGCGGACGGGGCCTCAGGAACCGCAAGGCGGACGGGGCCTCACGAACCGCAAGGCGGACGGGGCCTCACGAACCGCGAGGCCCCGTCCGTTCCACTCCCGGGAACTAATTAGTCCATGGCGAGTGCCGCGGTCGGTGACACCCGGGATGCGCGGCGGGCCGGGAGCACGCCGGAGGCGGCGGTCAGCAGGCCCAGGACCAGCACGGTCAGCGCCAGCTGGTCCCAGGGCAGCGCCAGCGGGCCGTCCAGGCCGACTCCGGCGAGCATCAGCGACGCGAACGGGATGGCCAGCGCCAGGCCGAGCAGCGAGCCGACCACGCCGTACAGCGAGGCCTCGATCAGCAGCGTGGCGCGCAGCCGGCCGCGGGACATGCCCACGGCGCGGAGCAGACCGGCTTCGCGGAGTCGTTCCACCACGGAGAGCGCGGTGGTGGTGCCGACGCCGACGACCGCGACCGAGACGGTCATGCCGACCAGGCCGAGCGCCGCGACCGTGATGACCAGGAGTTGCTCCGCGTAGTCGTCGCGCTGGTCGGCGAGCACGCTCACGCCGCCGCCGGGGACGAGCGTCTGCGCGGCCTGGTATGCCGCGGTCCGGTCGCCGGCCGCGTCGGCCAGCAGGCCGGTCGGTTCGGCGGCGAGGCCGAGCGCGGTCATGTCGGCCGGGTCGAGCACCGCCCACGCGTTCATCGGCAGCCCGGCGACGGTCGCGACGACCGTGACCGTGACGCTCCTGCCCTCGCGCGTGATCGTGGTGGTCTCGCCGATGCCGAGGCCGGTGAAGTCCCCGAGGTAGTCCAGCGCGATGGCCTTGCCGGGGCCGAGCGCGCCGAGCGTACCCTCGGTGACCTGAATGTCGTCCTTGGTGCGCAGCGAGGTCAGGGACAGGTCGAGCACCGGGTTCTGCGCGTTCGGCTCGTCGCGGGCCTCGACCGGGATGCCCGCCTCCGTCACGCGGTACGGCACCACGTCCTTCAGCTCCGGGTTGGCGCGCGCCGCGTCGACCGCACCGGCCGGCAGCGCCTTGCCGGTCTCCGCGGAGACCTGCAGGTCGGCCGGGGCCATCAGCGCGAGTTCCTGGTCCATGGCCGCGCGTGCGGTGGAGAGCGCGACGAGCGCGCCGGCGATCATGGTTACCGCGAGCGCCACCACGACGCTGACCGCGGCGGCCCGCTTGGGTGCGCCGCCGACGCCGCCGACCGCCAGCCGGCCGGTCGGGCCGAGCGCGCGCAGCGGCTGGCCGACCAGCCACAGCACCGGGCGGAGGACCGCCGGGCCGAGCACGATCAGTGCGAAGAAGCCGAGCGTGCCGCCGCCGACCGTGGCCAGCATGACGAGCTCACCGGTCTCGTTCGGCATGTTCGGCTCGGGCAGGTTGGTGACGGCGAGCGCGACCAGTGCCAGCGACGCGGCGGTGAGGATCAGACCGAGGATCCAGCGGGGTACGCCGAGACGCGCGCTGGCGCCGGTGACGGCCGCGGAGCGCAGCGCCTCCAGCGGCGAGACCCGCGCCGCGGTGACCGCGGGGGAGAGGACCGCGATGATCGCGACGATCGTGGTGCCGGCGACGACCAGCACCGCGGGCACGATCGGCAGGCCGGGCAGGGCCAGTTCGGCGTCCAGGAAGACGCGGGCGGCCGGTCCGGCGGCGAGGCCGAGCGCGTAGGCGATCAGTACACCGGTGACACCGGCGACCGCGCCGGTGAGCGCGCCCTCGGCGACCAGCGCCCGGGTCAGCGGACCGCGGCCGGCACCGACCGCCCGGAGCAGCGCGAGCTGCCGCATCCGCTGGGCGAACACGATCCGGAACGTGGACGTGGCGACCAGCGCGGCCGCGGCGGCCGCGATCGCGACGAAGATGCCGACCAGGAAGAACAGCTCGTTCATGGACGAGGCCGCCTCCAGAGCCTCGGTCTCGCGCAGTTCGGCGCCGTTGCTGACGTCCAGCGCCCGGGTGGCGACGCCGTCGCCGGCCGGGTCGACGACCTGCGGCAGTGTGCGGGACAGGTCCTGGGTGACCGCCTCCGCGCTGGCGCCGGCCGCGAGGTGCACCTCGACCCGGCCGATGCCGGACTCCTCGTAGTCCGGCACGTCCGCCGTGGACATCGCGCTGACCAGCTCGCCGGTGGTGTACGCGGTCCCGGCGAAGCCCTCGCCGCGCACCGGTGACACGACACCGGTGACGGTGAGCGTGCGCTCGGGCGCGTCCGGCCCGAGACGCACCGTGGCGGTCCGGCCGACGGTCAGGCCCATCCGCTCGGCCGTGCGGGGGGTGACCGCGATCTGGTTCTCCGCGGTCGGATACGTCCCGGACGTCAGCGTCACCTCGGCCAGCGGCCCGGTCCCGGGATCGCCGGTGACCACGAGGTAGTTGCCCGGCACGGACGGCACGTCGTAGTAGGCGCTGTTGCGGGCGGTGGCCGACTCGACACCGGCGGTCCGCTGGATGATCGCCAGCGCCTCCGGGGTGGCCGGGGCCGCGTTACCGACGACCAGGTCGGCGGCCGCGGACGTACCGCTGAACGTGTCCAGGATCGTCTGGTAGGTGATTCGCTGGGCGAGCACGGTGCCGAAGACGACGGTGGCCGCGACGATCAGGGCGAGGCCGGTGAGGAGCAGCCGGGCTGGGCGGCGGGCCAGGCCGGCGAGTTGGGTGCGCAGTACGGTCATCGGGCACCGGCCAGGTGGTGGAGTGCGTCGGTGACGGATTCGCGGGTGGGGCGCATGATCTCGCCGGAGATGCGGCCGTCGGCGAGCATGACGACGCGGTCGGCGTAGGAGGCGGCGATCGGGTCGTGGGTGACCATGACGACGGTCTGGCCGTATTCGCGGACCGCGTCGCGTAGGAACGACAACACCTCGGCGCCGGTACGGGAGTCGAGGTTGCCGGTCGGTTCGTCGGCGAAGACGGCTTCGGGGCGGGAGACGAGGGCGCGGGCGAGGGCGACGCGTTGTTGCTGTCCGCCGGAGAGTTCGCTGGGGCGGTGCTTGAGGCGGTCGCGCAGGCCGAGGACGTCGGCGAGCCGGCCGAACAGGGCCGGGTCGGGTGTGGTGCCGGACAGGTCGAGCGGGAGTGTGATGTTCTGTGCCGCGGTCAGTTGCGGGAGGAGGTTGAACGCCTGGAAGACGAACCCGATCCGTTCGCGGCGGACCTTGGTGAGGACTTTGTCGGACTGGCGGGTCAGGTCCACGTCGCCGAGCATGACCGCGCCGCTGGTAGCGCGGTCCAGGCCGGCCAGGCAGTGCATCAGCGTCGACTTCCCGGAACCCGACGGGCCCATGATCGCGGTGAACTCGGCGCGGGGGAAACCCACCGTCACACCGTCCAGCGCACGCACCGCGGTGTCGCCACGGCCGTAGACCTTCACCAGGTCACGTGCCTCGCAGGCGAGCATCATCGTCGAAGTCCCTTCGGTCGGAAACGAGAGCCAGCACAGCGTGCCGAAACCGGGAGTCCGGCCACATCCGCCCGCCGACCGGAGATCAACGGCCGGCCTCCGCCGAAAGTCAGAGGGCCCGCCCCGTCGTTCGGCAGAACCCGGCCGGGCCGCACCGCGACTACGCTGGGGAGACGATGATGATCTCTACACGGAAGCGTGGACGGCTGGGATACCGGCGTGGCGCACTGCTCGCCGTCTTCGGGCTGGCGGTCCTGCTCGACCTGTTCATCACCGCGGCCGACGCGGACGGCGTGTCCGGGGTGCTCCTGCTGCCGTCGCTGGTGCTGGGCGGGGCCGGCACGCTGATCTGGGCCCGCCGCCATCGCCCGGGCAGTCAGCTGCTGCCCGTGTTCGCGATCGCGCTGTCCGTGGCCTCGATGATGTTCACGTTGGCCATGCTGATGGTGTCCGGCGGCTCCACCGGCGGTGGCTGGGGTTTCGCCGAGTCCGGCTCGCTGCTGCTGGTGCTCTACGTGGTGGCGCGCTACGGCCGTCCGGCGGTCGCCTGGGCCGCGGGCATGGCGGTGCTGTTCGCGCTGTTGCTGCAGCCGCAGCGGATCGGCTTCGGCATCGAGATGGTCATCTTCGGCATGCTGCTGGTGATGGCCGGCGGCGGGGTGGCCGCGATCGGCGTCTGGACCCGCTTCACCGCCGGGCAACGGGAGAGGCAGATCGCGACGGTACGGGCGGAGCAGCGCGCCGAGTTCGCCCGGGACCTGCACGACTTCATCGCCCACCACGTGACCGGAATCGTGGTGCAGGCGCAGGGCGCGCGGTTCATCGCGGAGCAGGACCCACAGCGGGTGATCACCGCACTGGACCAGATCGAGAAGGCCGGCGCGGAGACGATGTCCGCGATGCGGCGGATGGTCGGCGTGCTGCGCGGCGCGGACGCGGCCGCACCGCTCGCGCCGCTGGCCGGCGTCGCCGACCTGCAACCGCTGCTGGAGCAGTTCTCCGCCACTGGCGGCGCGCACGCCCGGCTGTTCGTGGAGGGCACGCTGGACGGGCTGCCGGTGGACGTGAGCACGTCCGCGTACCGGGTGGTGATGGAGGCGCTGACCAACGTCCGCCGGCACGCGGTCGCGCCGACCCGGGCCGATGTGCAGCTACGGCGTACCCCCGACTGGTTGTTCGTGCGGGTGACCAACGACGGCACCGCGGCGCCCCGCGCGACCGACCGCCGGGGTTACGGCCTGGACGGTCTGGGCGAGCGGGTCGCGTCCGTCGGCGGGTGGTTGCGCGCCGGTGCGGGGATCAACGGAGGATGGGTGGTCGACGCGGCACTTCCGATCGCCGCGGGTGAGGGGCGACAGTGACGATCAGGGTGCTGGTCGCGGACGATCAGGCGATGGTCCGCACCGGATTCGGCATGATCATCGGCGCGCAGCCGGACATGGAGCTGGTCGGCGAGGCCGCGGACGGCGTGCAGGCCGTCGAGCAGGCGTTACGGCTGCGGCCGGACGTGGCGCTGATGGACATCCGCATGCCGAAGATGGACGGTCTGGAGGCGCTGCGCCGGCTGGCCGGCCCGGGCGTGGCCGACCCGGTCAACGTGGTCGTGGTGACCACGTTCGACCTGGACGAGTACGTGCACGCGGCGCTGCGCAACGGCGCCTGCGGCTTCCTGCTCAAGGACTCCGGCCCGGCGCTGCTGGTCGAGGCGGTGCGCGCGGCCGCGACCGGCGACGCGCTGATCAGCCCGTCGATCACGGTCCGGCTGCTGGAGCACCTGACGCCACCCGCGCCGGCCCGCCAGGATCTGGGCGAGCTGTCACCGCGCGAGCTGGACGTGGTCCGGCTGACCGCGCAGGGCCGGACGAACGCGGAGATCGCGGCGGAGCTGTTCATCTCGATCGGCACGGTCAAGACGCACCTGAGCAGCGTGCAGGCGAAGCTCGGCGCGCGCAACCGGGTGGAGATCGCGGCGTGGGCGTGGGAACGGCGGCTCGTCGCCCCCGGCCCGCGATAGTACGTTTGACGGCATATGCCGGTGGATGTACTGTCCACCGGCATGGCATCCATGCGGGAACCCACGTTCCTCATCCTCACCGCGCTCGCGTCCGGGCCGTTGCACGGCTACGGCGTGATGCAGGAGGTCAGCGCGCTCTCCCAGGGCGGCGTCACGCTGCGGACCGGCACGCTCTACGGCGCGCTCGACCGGCTCACCGAGCAGGGGCTGATCGAGGTCGACCGGGAGGAGGCGGTCGACGGCCGGCTGCGCCGCTACTACCGGCTCGCCGCCCCGGGCGCGACCGCGCTCGCCACCGAGGCGGCCCGGCTCCGGCGTCACGCGGACGCGGCCGTGAGCAGGCTCAACACGCGGCCGGCCACGGCATGACCGCGCTGGAGAGCCGCTACCGGGTGCTGCTCCGGGCGTACCCGCGGGATTATCGCCGCCGCCACGGCCTGGAGCTGATCACGACGCTGATGGACGCGGCCCGGCCCGGCCAGGAGCGGCCCGACCGCGCCGACGTGCTCGATCTGGTCCGCGGCGGGCTGCGGCAACGCTTCCGGCTGCCGGCCGGCCGCGCGACGCTGGCGTTCGCGATCGTGGCCGCGCTGTTCGCCGCCGGCCTCGGCGCGGCCGGCGGGGCGTGGGCGGGCTGGCGCTTCAACAAGAACCCGGTCCCGGCCGACGCGGAGATCCTGCGCATCGCCGGAGTCGCGCTCGGCAGGACGTTCCCGGGCGGCACGACGGTGTCCCACAACCACGCCGACGGGCTGGTGGAGGTCTTCCCGTGGACCGACTCGGCCACGCTGGGGTGGGACGCGCAGGACGCCCGGGACGCCGCCACCCGGATCGCGGCCGAGGGCTGGGACGCCGGCCCGATCGAGACCGGGCTCTACCGCACCGGGCCCGAGTACGACCTGCACCGGACCGCGTTCGTCGCGGAGCGGGACGGCCTGCTGCTGCTCTACACCGCGGAGTGGCCGGACACGTCCGCGGTTCCGCACTCGTACGTCGGGGTGTCGATCCGGCCCGCGCTGCCCTGGACCGCCCATGCCGGTGGCGTCGCCGGTGCCGTGCTCGCGGCCATCGCGGCCTGGCTGTTCGTCGCCTGGGCCGGCTACCGGCTGCGTCGCGCCGAGTTCGCCCTGCGGGTGGCCGGGACGTTGTGCGCGGTCACCACGCTGGTCGCGCTGACGCTGCCCGTGGTGTCGATCTGGGTCGACGGCGTCCGGGCCGCGCTGCCGGACCCGCTGCTGGTGCGCGGGACGAGCCTGCTGTGGAGCGCGTTCGACGCGTTCGACGGGTTCTACCTCGCCGCCGCCATCCCGTTCCTTCTGGTCACGGCCGTGATCGCGGGCGCCGCGCGGCGATCGGCGCCGCTGCCGGCCGCGGAGCGCCCGCCGGCCTGATCGCGGGAACGGCCGCGCACGATTCCTTGACTGCGTCGAGTGGCGAGATGCATGATTCAGCTACTCAAGTAGTGGAATCATGGAGAAGCCGGGGCGGCGTCGTGGACTTTCATCTCAACTCGAGGTCCGGCGTCTCCACCTACCTGCAGTTGGTGCAGCAGGTGAAGCACGCGATCCGCCTCGGCCTGCTGAAGCCCGGCGACCGGCTGCCCACCGCGGCCGAGGTGGTCGCCGCACTGGCGATCAATCCGAACACGGTTCTGAAGGCCTACCGTGAACTCGAACGGGAGGGTCTGGTGAGCGCGCGTCCCGGTCTCGGCACCTTCGTCGAGCGCTCGCTCGGCGACATCTCGCCCGTGGTGCAGGCCCGGTTGCGGCGGCAGCTGGCGCAGTGGACCGACGCCGCCCGCGCGGCCGGCCTGTCGCACGAGGACATCGAGGCGTTGTTCACCACAGCGCTGCGCGAGTTCACCGAGACCGAGGTGGCATGAGCTCCGCCGTCGACGCGTCCCGCCTCGGCCGCCGTTACGGCCGCCGGTGGGGCCTGCGCGACTGCTCGCTCTCGCTGCCGGAAGGGCGGGTGGTCGCGCTGGTCGGCCCGAACGGTGCCGGGAAGAGCACGCTGCTGAGCCTGCTGGCCGGGCTGCTGCGGCCGTCCGAGGGTGAGCTGCGGGTGCTGGGCGGGCCGGTGGCGCGGCGCCTGCCGGATGT
Coding sequences within it:
- a CDS encoding FtsX-like permease family protein; its protein translation is MTVLRTQLAGLARRPARLLLTGLALIVAATVVFGTVLAQRITYQTILDTFSGTSAAADLVVGNAAPATPEALAIIQRTAGVESATARNSAYYDVPSVPGNYLVVTGDPGTGPLAEVTLTSGTYPTAENQIAVTPRTAERMGLTVGRTATVRLGPDAPERTLTVTGVVSPVRGEGFAGTAYTTGELVSAMSTADVPDYEESGIGRVEVHLAAGASAEAVTQDLSRTLPQVVDPAGDGVATRALDVSNGAELRETEALEAASSMNELFFLVGIFVAIAAAAAALVATSTFRIVFAQRMRQLALLRAVGAGRGPLTRALVAEGALTGAVAGVTGVLIAYALGLAAGPAARVFLDAELALPGLPIVPAVLVVAGTTIVAIIAVLSPAVTAARVSPLEALRSAAVTGASARLGVPRWILGLILTAASLALVALAVTNLPEPNMPNETGELVMLATVGGGTLGFFALIVLGPAVLRPVLWLVGQPLRALGPTGRLAVGGVGGAPKRAAAVSVVVALAVTMIAGALVALSTARAAMDQELALMAPADLQVSAETGKALPAGAVDAARANPELKDVVPYRVTEAGIPVEARDEPNAQNPVLDLSLTSLRTKDDIQVTEGTLGALGPGKAIALDYLGDFTGLGIGETTTITREGRSVTVTVVATVAGLPMNAWAVLDPADMTALGLAAEPTGLLADAAGDRTAAYQAAQTLVPGGGVSVLADQRDDYAEQLLVITVAALGLVGMTVSVAVVGVGTTTALSVVERLREAGLLRAVGMSRGRLRATLLIEASLYGVVGSLLGLALAIPFASLMLAGVGLDGPLALPWDQLALTVLVLGLLTAASGVLPARRASRVSPTAALAMD
- a CDS encoding ABC transporter ATP-binding protein, translating into MMLACEARDLVKVYGRGDTAVRALDGVTVGFPRAEFTAIMGPSGSGKSTLMHCLAGLDRATSGAVMLGDVDLTRQSDKVLTKVRRERIGFVFQAFNLLPQLTAAQNITLPLDLSGTTPDPALFGRLADVLGLRDRLKHRPSELSGGQQQRVALARALVSRPEAVFADEPTGNLDSRTGAEVLSFLRDAVREYGQTVVMVTHDPIAASYADRVVMLADGRISGEIMRPTRESVTDALHHLAGAR
- a CDS encoding sensor histidine kinase, giving the protein MISTRKRGRLGYRRGALLAVFGLAVLLDLFITAADADGVSGVLLLPSLVLGGAGTLIWARRHRPGSQLLPVFAIALSVASMMFTLAMLMVSGGSTGGGWGFAESGSLLLVLYVVARYGRPAVAWAAGMAVLFALLLQPQRIGFGIEMVIFGMLLVMAGGGVAAIGVWTRFTAGQRERQIATVRAEQRAEFARDLHDFIAHHVTGIVVQAQGARFIAEQDPQRVITALDQIEKAGAETMSAMRRMVGVLRGADAAAPLAPLAGVADLQPLLEQFSATGGAHARLFVEGTLDGLPVDVSTSAYRVVMEALTNVRRHAVAPTRADVQLRRTPDWLFVRVTNDGTAAPRATDRRGYGLDGLGERVASVGGWLRAGAGINGGWVVDAALPIAAGEGRQ
- a CDS encoding response regulator; protein product: MTIRVLVADDQAMVRTGFGMIIGAQPDMELVGEAADGVQAVEQALRLRPDVALMDIRMPKMDGLEALRRLAGPGVADPVNVVVVTTFDLDEYVHAALRNGACGFLLKDSGPALLVEAVRAAATGDALISPSITVRLLEHLTPPAPARQDLGELSPRELDVVRLTAQGRTNAEIAAELFISIGTVKTHLSSVQAKLGARNRVEIAAWAWERRLVAPGPR
- a CDS encoding PadR family transcriptional regulator, translating into MREPTFLILTALASGPLHGYGVMQEVSALSQGGVTLRTGTLYGALDRLTEQGLIEVDREEAVDGRLRRYYRLAAPGATALATEAARLRRHADAAVSRLNTRPATA
- a CDS encoding GntR family transcriptional regulator, which gives rise to MHDSATQVVESWRSRGGVVDFHLNSRSGVSTYLQLVQQVKHAIRLGLLKPGDRLPTAAEVVAALAINPNTVLKAYRELEREGLVSARPGLGTFVERSLGDISPVVQARLRRQLAQWTDAARAAGLSHEDIEALFTTALREFTETEVA